Part of the Cystobacter ferrugineus genome, AACAGCCGCTCCAGGGCCCGCACCATCAAGCCCAGGGTCAGGCGGGGGGCCCGCACGCGCATGGGCTCCTCGGGCAGCTCCAGCCGCGCGGCGCACGGCCGTCCGGGTCCGAAGGCCGCGCTCAGCAGGGGCCGTCCGTCTCCGGCGGGAGCGCCCTCACTCCGGCGCCGCTGCTGGAGCCGGGTGTTGAGATCCGCTGCCGACTGGCGCATGCGCTCCAGGTAGCGCTTCATGGGTGGGCTGAGCTCCCCGGCCATGCCCTTCATCATCATCTCCACGTAGCCCTGGAGCACCAGCAGGGGCGTCCTCAAGTCATGGGCCGCGCGGGCCCAGGCGCGCTCCCGTGAGGCGAGCTGCTCCACGAGCCGCAGCCGCTCCTGACGCAGCCGTGTCCGCTCGGCCTGGGCCGCGTCCTCACGCGCCAGGGACGCCAGCAGCGCGTCGCCCAGCGCCGTCAGCCGCGTGAGGTGCTGGCGCAGGAGCGGATCCCGGCAGGGCTCGCCGAGCACCAGCACCGCGCGCCCCTCGTGGAAGCACTGCCAGGGATGGGCCCGGGCCGGCTCCGGAGGCTCCTGGCCGCGCAGCGCGAGCCGAAGCTTCTGTCCATGCAAGGCGGCCCCGCTCGTCCCCGTGAGGCCCACGGCCGCCTCCATGAGGGCGTTCAAGCCCGCTCTCGCGCCGTGGTGCAGCGCCTGCTCGGCGATCGCCGACAGCAGCCGCTCCACCCCGGAGGCGCCCACGCCCCTGCCCACCTCTTGCCCGCTCCAAGCACCGTCCAGCACATCCAGAGGAATGGGCATGGCGCGGGGTGGACGCAATGCTCCTCCTCCAGGGAACACGGAGCACCAGGGAATGAAAACCTTTCCACCCCGATGGGCCCCCACTCCCACCTTTTTACCGGCCTCCGGGGCGCGCCCTGGCCCCCGGAGCAGCTCCTCCCCTCGGGAAGACGCGTGGCAGACCAATTGCTACTGGAGGCGTCCGGCAAGGAACGGAGCGCCATGAGCACGCTGAGCTACTACTCGACGATCGCAAGGCTGGCTCCCGCTGGACTCGCCCGAGGCATGGTGCGCCGGGTCCACGGGGTGGCGCGGCAGGCGCGCTACAAGAAGCGCGAGCGGCTCGACGAGCGGGGCGTGCTGGCGGCCTTCGGCGTGGACTCGGCGGAGGCGCTGGCCGACCGGGCCCTGGTGGAGGGGGCGGGGGGCGCCTGGTGTGACGTGGCGCAGCGGGCCTCCGTGTTGGAGGCGCTCGAGCGCATGCCGGGGGCGGCACAGCGGGCGCTGGCGCGGGCCCGGGCCGCGCTCCGGGGCGAGTTCGACGTCTTTGGCACGCACGTGTGTTTTGGCGAGGGCCAGCCGGTGGACTGGTCCCTGGACGTGGGCAGCGGCTACCGCTACCCGGTGGTGCCGGTGGAGCGCTTGAAGCTGGCGCGGCCGGGCGTGGATCCGAAGTACCCGTGGGAGCTGGGGCGGCTGGATTGCCTCGTGGCGCTCGGCCAGGGCTACTGGGTGGAGCGCGAGGAGTCCGCGCGCCGTGCCTTCGCGCGCGACTTCGTGGCGCGCACGCTGGACTTCCTCCAGGCCAACCCGGTGGGTGAGGGCGTGCACTGGACGTGTGCCATGGAGGTGGCGCTGCGCGGGGCCAACCTGGCGCAGGCGCTGTGGATGTTCGCGGATGCGCCCGAGGCGCGCCGGCCGGAGTTCCTCGTGCCGGTGCTGCAAGCGCTCGCCGAGCACTCCGCCTGGGTGGAGACGCACCTGGAGGATGGGGGCGCGGTGCCCAACAACCACCTCGTCTCCAACTACGTGGGCCTGCTCGTGGTGGGGCTGCTCTTTCCCCGGTTGCCGGACGCGCCGAGGCAGGTGGCGCTCGCGACGGCGGGGCTGCGCGCCCAGGTGGAGGCGCAGGTGCACCCCGACGGCAGCTCCTTCGAGGGCTCCGTGCCCTACCACCGCCTGTCGGCGGAGCTCTTCACGCTGGCCTTCGTGGTGGCGCGCTCCCAGGGGGTGGAGCTGGGCGAGGTCTACACGCGGCGCCTGCGCGGCATGTTCGCCGCCTCGCGCGCCTGGTGCTCCGAGCGCGGCCTCGCGCCGCAGATCGGCGACAACGACTCGGGGCGCGTCTTTCCCTTCCGGGAGCGGGATCCCCGCGAGCAGGGCTACCTCGTGCCGCTGGGTGCCGCCCTCCTGGGTGACGCGTCCCTGGCCGAGGGCGAGTACCCGGACGAGGCGGCGTGGCTGCTCGGGCAGCCGGGGCTGGCCCTCTTCCAGGCCCTTCCGGCCGCTCCGCCCGTGGGCTCCACGGGGTTCGCCGCGGGCGGCTTCCACGTGCTGCGCGGCGCGGGCGCGGTGGTGACGGTGAGCGCCGGGGCCCAGGGGCAGGGCGGGGTGGGCGGGCACAGCCACAACGACAAGCTCTCCTTCGAGCTGCACCTGGATGGGCGCCCCGTCATCGTGGATCCCGGCACGGGCACGTATACGCGCGATCCCTCGGTGCGCAATGCCATGCGCTCCACGGCCGCGCACAACACGCCACAGGTGGATGGCGCGGAGCAGGCGCGGCTGGAAGCGCACCGGCTGTTCGCGCTGCCCGAGGCGGCGCGGGCGCGCGTCGAGGTGTTCCAGACGGGCGCTGGGTTGGATCGCCTCGTCGCGCGGCATGATGGCTACCGCCTCCTGTCCTCGCCCGTGGGCGTGGAGCGCACCCTCGTGCTCGACAAGCGCGAGCGTGCGCTGGGCGTCAGTGATTCTTTCGTGGGGGTGGGGCTTCACGAAGTGGTGAGCCGGATCCACCTTCCGGACCGCGAGGCAAGAGTGCGAGAGCCCACGGCCGGAGAGCTGGCGCGGGCGCTGCGAGTCCCCCAGGCCCCGCGGACTTTCGAACCGCTCGCGGTGGAGCTGGGGCCGGAAGGCTCTCCCGTGGCGGTGGTGCTCTTCGAGCGGGGTGTGAGCCCGCGGCTGGAGACGTCCCGGTACTCACCGGGCTACGGGCTCCTGGCGGAGTCGCGGGTGGTGGTGTTCGGAGCGCGGTTGTCGCCTCCGGCGTGGCTGCGGTGGGTGGTCGTTTTCGGGTGATGGTCTTGGATGGGCATGACGGGAAGACCCGCATGCCCTCAGGTGGAGGGTGAGAAGATGCGCGTTATGGTGAGCCCGTTGCTGACTCGGATCCGTCGGCGTGAGGCGAAGGTGGGCGTGGTGGGAATGGGCTACGTGGGACTCCCGCTGGGCATGGCCTTCGCGGAGGCGGGGTTCCCGGTGACGGGGCTGGATGTGGACACCCGCAAGGTGGAGCGCATCGGCCGGGGTGAGAGCTACATCAAGCACATCAAGAGCGAGCCCCTCAAGGAGCTGACCCAGGCGGGCAAGCTCACGGCCACCACCGACTTCGCCAAGGCGAAGGAGCTCGACTGCATCATCATCTGCGTGCCCACGCCGCTCACCGCGTCGCGTGAGCCGGACATGAGCTACATCATCAAGACGGGCGAGGCGCTCGCGCCACACGTGCGTGAGGGCCAGCTCTTCATCCTCGAGTCCACCACGTACCCGGGCACCACGGACGAGGTGCTCAAGCCCCTGCTGGAGAAGGGCGGCCTCAAGGCGGGCGTGGACTTCCACCTGGCCTTCAGCCCCGAGCGCGAGGATCCGGGCAACAAGAACTTCAACACCAAGACGATTCCGAAGATCGTCGGTGGTCACACGCCCGCGTGCCTCGAGGTGGCCCAGGCGCTCTACGCGAGCGCCCTCAAGGACACGGTGCCCGTGTCGAGCACCCGCGTGGCGGAGCTGGCCAAGCTCTTGGAGAACATCTTCCGCTGCGTGAACATCGCCATGGTCAACGAGATGAAGATGCTCTGCGACCGCATGAACATCGACGTGTGGGAGGTCATCCAGGCCGCCAGCACCAAGCCCTTCGGCTTCATGCCCTTCACGCCGGGCCCGGGCCTGGGCGGGCACTGCATCCCCATCGATCCCTTCTACCTCACGTGGAAGGCGCGCGAGTACGAGTTCCACACCAAGTTCATCGAGCTGGCGGGCGAGGTGAACCAGCAGATGCCCTACTACGTGGTGCAGCGCACCATGGAGGCGCTCAACAAGGTCAAGAAGACGCTCAACGGCTCCAAGGTGCTCTGCCTCGGCGCGGCGTACAAGAAGGACATCGACGACATGCGCGAGAGCCCCAGCCTGCGCGTCATCACCCTGCTCAAGGGCACGGGCGCCGAGGTGGACTACCACGATCCGTACGTGCCCAGGCTGGAGGAGGGCCACGGCTTCAACTTCAGCATGACGTCCGTGCCGCTCACCCCGGAGACGCTCGCCAGTTATGACGCGGTGCTCATCCTCACCGACCACTCGAACATCGACTACGCCGAGGTGGTCAAGCACTCCAGCGTCATCGTCGACACGCGCAACGCCTGCAAGAACGTGGGTCCCGGGCGTGAGAAGGTGACCAAGGCCTAGCTTGACGTGAGCGCGCATCCCCGGACGGCCCCAATGACCGTCCGGAGGCGCGGACGGCCCCGTGGTGACGCCTCGAGGAGGGGGGTCACGGCGGGGCCTGCTTTATTTCCGGGCGTAGCAGATGACTTGAGGGGTCATGCGCGCGCGTGCTTGACTGCGCCTTCCCAGTTCTGTGGAGGCACTTCATGGCTCGCGGCAATCCCGCTCCCGGCGTCGAGGTCCAGGGTCACATCATCCAGGCCTTGATCGCCTCCGTGGAGATCGTGCGGCCCGAGGTGCTGCGCATCCTGGCCTCGCATGGGATTTCGGCCTCCTCGCCCCGGTCGTGCTACCCCCTCGCGGACGTCTTGCGTTGTCTGGAGGTCATCCAGGAGCGGGTGGGCCGCGTCACCGTGCGGGCCATGGGCCAGCAGGTTCCCCGGCACACGGCTTTTCCGCCCCACATCACCAGCTTCGCGATGGCCCTGTTCCTGATGAACACGGCCTATCTCGGCAACCACCAGGGCGCGGAGGACATCGGCGGCTACCACCACGAACTCGTGGACGGGCAGTCCTCGCGCATGCGGTGTGACAATCCCTATCCCTGTGACTTCAACCAGGGGGTGCTGGAGGGCCTCCATGCGCGCTTCACGGGCCGGGGGATGCTGGGGCTGCGCATCGAGCACGAGTCCGAGGACTGCCGCGCCCGGGGGGCCACCGCCTGCACCTACCGCCTCAAGTGGTGAGCGGGCGCGCTGGCGCCGGATGTTTTGTTCGTATCTGGATGGAGTGTGAGCAAGACAGGGGGAAGCGGTCATCCATGCCGTGAAGCCATTCGAGTGTGTGCCGTTCCTCGCGTATGCTTTTCACGCACAGTGATGAATGCAAAGGGGTTGGAATGTCGCGAGTCACTCGGCTTCTCCTGGCGATTCTCCTCCTCGGCACGGGATGCAGACCGGGGGCTCGAGGTGAACCAGGGCCTCAGGGGCCGACGGGGGAGAGAGGACCCATGGGGCCCCAGGGGCCGGCGGGGCCGCGGGGGCCAGGTGGGGAGAGCGGGCCCATGGGGCCTCGGGGACCGGTGGGCCCCGCCGGGCCTCCCGGCGCCTCCGTGCCGTTCGTCCCGATCCGGACGATGCTCGTCTACACGAATCAAATGAAGGACCTGGAACCCTCGGAAACGCCCAAGCTCCTCAGGGAGCTGGGCTCTTTCACCAAGGAATTACCAGACACCGTGATTGAGCTCACCTGGCAGTCGCACATCCGGACGGAGGGCAACGGCGGCTTCTGCAGCTTCGACGTGCGGATCGACGGCGAGTCGATGCCCGTGCCGTCCGGCCTGTGGCTCGGTGCCACGCTCCACGATGCGAATGATGCTCCGGTGAATCTGTACCTGGAGTTCCCTGGCCTCGCACCCGGCCCCCACGCGGTGACGCTCTGGACTCGTGGTTCGAATGGCGCCACGGCCTGCATCGACAACCACGGGAGCTTCCTGAGGACGGTCCACGTCGTCGAGACGTACTAGGTCCGCCGGGGCCTGGGGCGTCCAATGCCCCCGCGGGAGACTCCGGGCGCCTCGTTCGCTCTTGACGGAGTGCCTCTCCATCCTGTAATTGAGAATGATACTGATTCTCAATTTCAACTTGGCGGGACGCGCCAGGTGAGGAGGAGCGGGACGTGGCACGAGATACGGGACCTCGCGGCAGGGTGTGCCGCCGGCTGGGAGTCGCGCTGTCGAACATCACCGCGAAGGATCCGGACAAGGATCCGGTGTTGCGTCGGCCGTATCCCCCCGGGCAGCACGGGGCGGTGTCCAAGCCCTCGGTGAGCGATTACGGGCGGCGGCTGCGCGAGAAGCAGAAGCTCAAGCTGTTCTACGGCCTGTTGGAGAATCAGTGCCGCCGGGCGTTCCTGGAGGCGCGCCGCTCGCCGGGCAACACGGGCACGGTGTTGCTGCAACAGCTCGAGAGTCGCCTGGACGTGGTGCTGCTGCGCGCGGGGTTGGCGACGAGCATCCGCCAGGCGCGGCAGTTCGTGCGCCACGGCTACATCCATGTGGACGGGGTGCGCACGAACATCCCCAGCTTCCGGCTGCGGTCGGGCCATGAGGTGCGCTTCGGCCCGAACCACCGGGAGCTGCCGGTCGTGCGCAACAGCTTCGAGCGGATGAAGGGCCGGAGCGTTCCGGCGCACCTCGTGGTGGTGGAGGACGGGCGGGGCGTGCGCTACACGCGCGTGCCCGAGCGCGAGGAGATCCCCGTGGAGGTCAACGTGCCCTTCATCGTCGAGTTCTACGCGCAACGCGCGTGAGCGCCGGGGGAGGCCACGCACCCGGGATGTGGGCTCGTCTTGCTTGCCGGGCGCTGTGGTTTGCCGGTGTGGGCTATTTCCGCGCGGGGTTGGCTTCCTGTTGGGCCGGAGCGGCCCCTTCGGCGCTGGCCTGTTCCAACACCTTGTCGTCGATCTCGATGGGCGTGCTCTTCTTGAGGTTGGCGATGAGATCATCGATCGCCCGGGAACGCCGCTCCATCTGCAGGCGGGCCTCGATGCGCGGACGGGCCACCTCGAACGATTGCGTGTTGCCGGGCTCGCGGTGGATGAGCTTGATCAGGTGGATGCCTCGCTCCGTCTCCACCTGCGCCACTGCGTCCTTCGTCTCGAGCGAGAAGGCGGCCTGGGCGAACTCGGGACCCCAGAGCGTGGTCAGCTCCTCACGCGCCTTCAATCCGAGGTCGCCCTCCTGGGTCTTCGTGGCCGCGTCGTCGGAGCGCTTGCGGACCAGCTCCGCGAAGGAGGCGCCGCTTGCCCCCGGCTGGCCGCGGCTCTGCTCGGTGAGCAGCCGTGCGGCCTCCTGTTTCACCTGCGCGCGCCTGGCGTCCTGGGGGGCCGCGGCCAGGAAGACGTGGCTGATGCGCACCCGCTCCGGACTCATGAAGTCCGACGAGTGCTCCCGGTAGTACGTGCGGACGTCCTCCTCGCTCACGGGCTGCTTCTCGAGCGTTGCCGCATGCTTCTGGACGAGCCGTTGGACCATCAATTTCTCCAACGTGGCCAGGACATCGGGATCCTTGTCCAGTCCCTGCCGGCGGGCCTCCTGCGCGAGCAACTCGACGCGGACCAGGTTCTCGAGGAACTCCTTCTTGCGCTCGACGGTGGTGTAGCGCGCGCGAATGAAGGGGGGCTGCTCCTCGAGCCGAGCGCTGAACTCCCGGGCCGTGATGGAGCCGTCGCCCACCCGGGCGACCACCGGTTCCTGCTTCGTTGTCGCGGTCTGGCCAGGCTCGGACCCCCGGCAGGCGGAAGCCAACAGCAGCAGGGACACGGCCCCTGCGGAGAACTTCATGAATTCCATGATTGATTTCGATGTGGAGCGGCGCCTTCACGTGAACGCGCCGGGGTCTAGCCCCTTGGCGGATTCTGTCATGTCAACGGGCTACTTGTCTTGTAGCTGACAGGTCCTTTATACGGACGCTTCACCGATAGAGGGGGTTGTGTTGTCCCGACAGCTTGGTAGCGGAGGGTCCTCGCCAGCAGGGCGCGGTGGCGTGTGGTCTGTCTCGGGGCCGCTGGGCGTCGCCCTGGTGCTGCTGTGGGCGAGCACGTCCTCCCTGGCCTTCGCCGAGGTTCCCGCGGACGTCACGGTCCTCGAGGTCAACCCCGCCAGTTACACGCAGGGATTGGCCTCGCGTCAGTCGGTGTCTAGAGCATTTCACGAGAGCAACTCGGAAAGCTACGACTTCCTGGTGGTCTTTCCGACCTTCGCGACGACCTTCGAGGCAGGCGCCACGGGTTCGGATGCCCTGGGTCTTCATACCCAGGTGAGCAATGACGTCGAGGGGAGCGGCCATCTCGAGTTCGACAACGGCGCGTTCTTCGGCTCGCGCCGCCTCAAGGGCTACATCGACGTCGGAACGCTCCGGCCGGCTTCGACGGTGCACCTGGATGCGGATTCCCTCCAGACCATTGCCCACGAGGTCGCGCACCAGTGGTCGGGGCAGGCGGGTGGAAACCTCGGACTGCTGGGCAGGGACGATGCCCATTGGAGCTTCTTCCTGAGCTCGAATGCCTCGGTGCTCTACGGTTCGGATTGGCGGAAGCAGGAGGACGGGAAATACCTCGCGTTCGAGTCGCGGCGGCGCTACTCGCCGCTCGACCTGTACCTGATGGGTTTCATGGCGCCCGAGGAGGTTCCCCCCTTCGAGTTGCTCCAGCCTGTGCCGGAATCTGGTCATTCAACCACGGACCTGCCGCCGAACGCGGAGACCCGCATCGAGGTGAGTGGCGTCCGCCAGGTGACGGTGGCGGACATCATCAGAGTGCAGGGCCCGCGCATCCCCTCCGCGGCGACGTCCCAGCGGGATTTCCGCGCCGCCTTCATCCTGTTGGTTCCCCAGGGGCAGGAGGCGACTCCGGAGCAACTCGCCCATGTGGAGCGGGTGCGGACGGCCTGGGCCAACGAGTTCTTCTTCCTGACACGCGGCCGGGCCTTCATGCAGACCGAGCGGGTGGACCGGGTCCCGCGCAACACCACCCCGCCGGGTATCGATGCCGGCCTTGCCTACCTGCGCTCCCGGTTGAGCGAAGGTCACTGGAGCGATCATCCGGAGACGGCCGTCCGTGAGACGGAAGCGGCCCTCGCCGCGCTGGCGCTCTTCCAGAGCAGGGCCGGGGTCAAGGACGATGTCGACGCCGCCGTGGCCTGGCTCACTCAGTTCGTGCCCGGCGATGGTGACGCGCGGGCACGCCGGCTGAGGGGTCTCGCGTTCGCTCGCGAGCCGGATACGACGGGCCTCGAGGCCCTCGCGAACGATGCCGACCCCCTCGGGCTTCGCTCCCCAGGGGGGCGGGGCTATGCGCCTGGCTATGGCGCGACCGTTCTCGACACCGCGCTGGTCGGACTGGCGTTGACCGAGACGAGCGGTGGCGGTGGCGTGCCCCAGTCCACGCTCGATGGGCTCGTGTCCTACCTGCTTCAGCACCAGAACGCGGATGGAGGTTGGCCGGTCCTGGCTCGAGGACCGAGCCGGGTGGAGACCACCGCGCTGGTGCTTCAATTCCTGGCCCGGAATTCCGAGCGGGATGACGTCGCCATGGCCGCGGGGGCGGCGTTCGCCTTCCTGGATGCGCGCAAGGGCCTCGATGGTCTCTACCGGGATGACCTCGATCTGCCGAGCACGACCGCGGAGGTTATCCTGGCCCTGGAGGCCTGGGACAAGCTTGCCTCCGCGGATGGCGTGCGTCTCATCGCCGCGTTCCAGGCGCTCCAGCGCGCGGATGGGAGCTGGGAAGGTTCGGTCTATCAGACCGCGCGCGTGCTCCGGGTGCTCCAGCTGTTGACGGTGCCCAACCTGGCCGTGACCGGCGTGACCCTCTCCGCCTCCTCGGTGGTGGAGGGAGAGGGCGCCGCCGTGGATGTGCTCGTGTACAACACGGGCTTTGTTGTCTCGGCGAAGACGTGGGTGCAGGCCTTCGACAGCAATGGTGCTTCCTTTGGCTCTCCGGAGGAGCTTCCTGCTCTGGACCCAGGAGCCTCCACCACCGTGCGGCTTCTGCTCGACACCGTCGGGCATGCGAATTCGCAGCAGTTGTTCGTGGTGGTGGACCCCTCGGGCACTCTCGACGAGACGCGTGAGGACGACAACCGCGTCGCGGAGGACTTCATCGTCCATCCCGCGACCATCGGCGTGGATGTCTTCGTGTCCTCCGGGAGCGAGACCGTCTCTCCGGCGCGTGTGACCCAGGTGCCAGCGACGCACGAGGTGTCCGTCCAGGTGGGCAACGCGGGGCGGACCACGGCGAGCAATGCCGTGGTGTCGCTCTATTCCGGGGGGATGCTGCTGGCCAGCCAGACCGTGCCGAGCCTGGCCCACCAACAACAGGAGCAGGTGAAGTTGTCGTTTCTCGTCGAGGGCGGCCCGTACCCCATCGACCTGCTGGTCCGTATCGAGCATCCGGGTGAAGCCGAGGCGAACAAGGACAACAACGCGGTCAGCCTGAGCCTGGGCGCGGATCCCCTCACCGTGGGGCTCGAGGTGGCCAGCCTCACCGTGAGCCCGGCGACGGTCGAGCAGGAGCAGACCGTGTCCCTCGCGTTCGATGTCTCGAACACGGGGACCGCCAGGGTGGACGGCGCGAAGGTGGCGGTGAGCGTGGTGGCCGCGGATGGGGTGGTCGTGGCGACGCTTCC contains:
- a CDS encoding nucleotide sugar dehydrogenase, whose product is MRVMVSPLLTRIRRREAKVGVVGMGYVGLPLGMAFAEAGFPVTGLDVDTRKVERIGRGESYIKHIKSEPLKELTQAGKLTATTDFAKAKELDCIIICVPTPLTASREPDMSYIIKTGEALAPHVREGQLFILESTTYPGTTDEVLKPLLEKGGLKAGVDFHLAFSPEREDPGNKNFNTKTIPKIVGGHTPACLEVAQALYASALKDTVPVSSTRVAELAKLLENIFRCVNIAMVNEMKMLCDRMNIDVWEVIQAASTKPFGFMPFTPGPGLGGHCIPIDPFYLTWKAREYEFHTKFIELAGEVNQQMPYYVVQRTMEALNKVKKTLNGSKVLCLGAAYKKDIDDMRESPSLRVITLLKGTGAEVDYHDPYVPRLEEGHGFNFSMTSVPLTPETLASYDAVLILTDHSNIDYAEVVKHSSVIVDTRNACKNVGPGREKVTKA
- the rpsD gene encoding 30S ribosomal protein S4 translates to MARDTGPRGRVCRRLGVALSNITAKDPDKDPVLRRPYPPGQHGAVSKPSVSDYGRRLREKQKLKLFYGLLENQCRRAFLEARRSPGNTGTVLLQQLESRLDVVLLRAGLATSIRQARQFVRHGYIHVDGVRTNIPSFRLRSGHEVRFGPNHRELPVVRNSFERMKGRSVPAHLVVVEDGRGVRYTRVPEREEIPVEVNVPFIVEFYAQRA
- a CDS encoding foldase protein PrsA, producing the protein MKFSAGAVSLLLLASACRGSEPGQTATTKQEPVVARVGDGSITAREFSARLEEQPPFIRARYTTVERKKEFLENLVRVELLAQEARRQGLDKDPDVLATLEKLMVQRLVQKHAATLEKQPVSEEDVRTYYREHSSDFMSPERVRISHVFLAAAPQDARRAQVKQEAARLLTEQSRGQPGASGASFAELVRKRSDDAATKTQEGDLGLKAREELTTLWGPEFAQAAFSLETKDAVAQVETERGIHLIKLIHREPGNTQSFEVARPRIEARLQMERRSRAIDDLIANLKKSTPIEIDDKVLEQASAEGAAPAQQEANPARK
- a CDS encoding alginate lyase family protein; its protein translation is MSTLSYYSTIARLAPAGLARGMVRRVHGVARQARYKKRERLDERGVLAAFGVDSAEALADRALVEGAGGAWCDVAQRASVLEALERMPGAAQRALARARAALRGEFDVFGTHVCFGEGQPVDWSLDVGSGYRYPVVPVERLKLARPGVDPKYPWELGRLDCLVALGQGYWVEREESARRAFARDFVARTLDFLQANPVGEGVHWTCAMEVALRGANLAQALWMFADAPEARRPEFLVPVLQALAEHSAWVETHLEDGGAVPNNHLVSNYVGLLVVGLLFPRLPDAPRQVALATAGLRAQVEAQVHPDGSSFEGSVPYHRLSAELFTLAFVVARSQGVELGEVYTRRLRGMFAASRAWCSERGLAPQIGDNDSGRVFPFRERDPREQGYLVPLGAALLGDASLAEGEYPDEAAWLLGQPGLALFQALPAAPPVGSTGFAAGGFHVLRGAGAVVTVSAGAQGQGGVGGHSHNDKLSFELHLDGRPVIVDPGTGTYTRDPSVRNAMRSTAAHNTPQVDGAEQARLEAHRLFALPEAARARVEVFQTGAGLDRLVARHDGYRLLSSPVGVERTLVLDKRERALGVSDSFVGVGLHEVVSRIHLPDREARVREPTAGELARALRVPQAPRTFEPLAVELGPEGSPVAVVLFERGVSPRLETSRYSPGYGLLAESRVVVFGARLSPPAWLRWVVVFG
- a CDS encoding histidine kinase dimerization/phospho-acceptor domain-containing protein, with the translated sequence MRPPRAMPIPLDVLDGAWSGQEVGRGVGASGVERLLSAIAEQALHHGARAGLNALMEAAVGLTGTSGAALHGQKLRLALRGQEPPEPARAHPWQCFHEGRAVLVLGEPCRDPLLRQHLTRLTALGDALLASLAREDAAQAERTRLRQERLRLVEQLASRERAWARAAHDLRTPLLVLQGYVEMMMKGMAGELSPPMKRYLERMRQSAADLNTRLQQRRRSEGAPAGDGRPLLSAAFGPGRPCAARLELPEEPMRVRAPRLTLGLMVRALERLLTGAGASETVMRVDQPEGAQQWRLRVQAQVVRPPLSRAQASLERLARRAEGQVSVTQEDTGLELTVLLPRLPE